From a single Verrucomicrobiota bacterium genomic region:
- a CDS encoding DUF1360 domain-containing protein — MKVYRLLLGLLTVWRMTHLLQAEDGPGDIVVHLRRSAGDGFWGRLLDCFYCLSLWVAAPLAFLLGESWWERALLWPSLSAGASLLEQATNPALRTPAAPFTEDPAVENNQPDHETRQ; from the coding sequence ATGAAAGTTTATCGCTTACTTCTCGGCCTGCTTACGGTCTGGCGGATGACGCACCTGCTCCAAGCGGAAGATGGTCCAGGGGACATCGTGGTTCACCTGCGCCGATCCGCGGGGGACGGGTTTTGGGGTAGGTTGCTGGATTGTTTTTATTGCCTCAGCTTGTGGGTAGCTGCGCCGCTGGCATTTCTGCTCGGTGAAAGCTGGTGGGAACGGGCGTTGTTGTGGCCTTCGCTCTCAGCGGGCGCAAGCCTTCTGGAGCAAGCCACTAACCCGGCACTCAGAACTCCGGCGGCGCCATTTACCGAAGATCCGGCGGTGGAGAATAATCAACCTGACCATGAAACGCGGCAGTGA